A region from the Marinobacter sp. SS13-12 genome encodes:
- the sodB gene encoding superoxide dismutase [Fe], which translates to MAFELPALPYEKNALEPHISQETLEYHYGKHHNTYVTKLNGLIEGTDNANKSLEDIIKSASGPLFNNAAQVWNHTFYWHCLSPNGGGEPTGAAKDAIEKAFGSFDDFKKEFNDKAANNFGSGWTWLVKKADGSVAIVNTSNAETPLTTADKPVLTVDVWEHAYYIDYRNSRPNYLEAFWKLVNWDFVNKNLA; encoded by the coding sequence ATGGCATTTGAACTTCCCGCACTGCCTTATGAAAAGAACGCACTGGAACCGCACATCTCTCAGGAGACCCTTGAGTACCATTACGGTAAGCACCACAATACCTACGTTACCAAGCTCAACGGCCTGATCGAAGGTACAGACAACGCCAACAAATCGCTCGAAGACATTATCAAGAGCGCCAGTGGCCCGCTGTTCAACAACGCAGCACAGGTCTGGAACCACACCTTCTACTGGCACTGCCTGAGCCCGAACGGCGGTGGTGAGCCTACCGGCGCAGCCAAAGACGCTATCGAGAAAGCCTTTGGCTCCTTCGATGACTTCAAGAAAGAGTTCAACGACAAGGCCGCCAACAACTTCGGTTCAGGCTGGACCTGGCTGGTCAAGAAAGCAGACGGCAGCGTCGCCATTGTGAACACCAGCAATGCCGAAACGCCGCTGACCACTGCAGACAAGCCGGTACTGACGGTTGACGTCTGGGAACACGCGTATTACATCGATTATCGTAATTCGCGCCCGAACTATCTGGAAGCGTTCTGGAAGCTTGTTAACTGGGATTTTGTCAACAAGAACCTGGCGTAA
- a CDS encoding 5-(carboxyamino)imidazole ribonucleotide synthase — MRIGVLGAGQLGRMLALAGYPLAKTFVFYDMSGSPSAGLGEVIIDRDGQYLDDFISRVDRVTYEFEHLPVDVAEQIAKQKPVHPCPRALKVCQNREAEKTLFGELGIPTPQWKIADSAESLQAAAEELGCPVVAKSNTEGYDGKGQAVLRSPEEAAAAWKSIGHPRLIVEKFVDFRREVSIIAVRAEDGELAFYPMAENAHHEGILRYSIAPAPKLEKHVQEDAERYIKALLNELNYVGVLTLELFETADGLVANEMAPRVHNSGHWSIEGAMTSQFENHIRAVSGHPLGSTAPRGVSCMINIIAEHGDIERILELPYAHVHLYNKGERPGRKLGHVTVLADSYEELVWRVKNCAQFLPGCPEFNSTLTARG; from the coding sequence ATGAGAATTGGTGTTCTAGGGGCTGGACAGCTTGGGCGTATGTTGGCGCTGGCTGGTTACCCGCTGGCCAAGACGTTTGTTTTCTACGATATGTCGGGTAGCCCCAGTGCCGGGCTGGGCGAGGTAATTATCGACCGGGACGGCCAATACCTGGACGATTTCATCTCCCGGGTAGACCGGGTTACCTACGAATTTGAACACCTTCCCGTAGATGTGGCAGAGCAGATTGCCAAACAGAAACCGGTTCACCCATGCCCCCGGGCTCTGAAGGTTTGTCAAAACCGGGAAGCAGAAAAGACGCTGTTCGGCGAGCTCGGCATCCCGACACCGCAATGGAAAATTGCTGACAGCGCAGAGTCTCTGCAGGCTGCCGCTGAAGAACTGGGCTGCCCGGTTGTCGCAAAATCCAACACCGAGGGTTATGACGGCAAGGGACAGGCGGTTCTCCGGTCACCGGAAGAAGCCGCCGCCGCATGGAAGTCCATTGGCCACCCGCGTCTGATCGTTGAAAAGTTCGTCGACTTCCGTCGCGAGGTTTCCATCATCGCAGTGCGCGCTGAAGACGGCGAACTGGCTTTTTACCCCATGGCAGAAAACGCCCACCACGAAGGTATCCTGCGCTACTCTATCGCGCCGGCGCCGAAGCTGGAGAAGCACGTTCAGGAAGACGCCGAGCGCTATATCAAGGCATTGCTGAACGAACTGAACTATGTGGGCGTGCTGACCCTGGAGCTGTTCGAGACGGCCGATGGACTGGTGGCCAATGAAATGGCGCCACGGGTCCATAACTCCGGCCACTGGTCCATTGAAGGCGCTATGACCAGCCAGTTCGAGAATCACATCCGCGCCGTCAGCGGTCACCCGCTGGGCAGCACCGCCCCGCGCGGTGTCAGTTGCATGATCAATATCATTGCAGAGCACGGCGATATTGAACGAATCCTGGAACTGCCTTACGCTCATGTACACCTCTATAATAAAGGCGAGCGCCCGGGGCGGAAACTTGGACACGTGACCGTTCTGGCGGACAGCTACGAAGAATTGGTATGGCGGGTAAAAAATTGCGCGCAGTTTTTACCCGGATGTCCTGAGTTCAACAGCACGCTCACGGCAAGGGGTTGA
- the purE gene encoding 5-(carboxyamino)imidazole ribonucleotide mutase, with translation MQPLVGLIMGSKSDWPTMEHAAGMLDKLGVPYETKVVSAHRTPDLLFDYAKSASDRGLKVIIAGAGGAAHLPGMVASQTSLPVLGVPVQSKALNGLDSLLSIVQMPGGIAVGTLAIGKAGATNAGLLAAQIIGTFRDDVRKAVDEFRATQTQTILDNPDPSDQ, from the coding sequence ATGCAGCCGCTTGTAGGACTCATCATGGGCTCGAAGTCAGACTGGCCCACCATGGAACATGCCGCCGGGATGCTGGACAAACTGGGCGTACCTTACGAGACAAAGGTTGTCTCTGCCCACCGTACACCGGACCTGCTGTTTGATTACGCCAAATCCGCTTCCGACCGCGGCCTGAAGGTCATCATCGCCGGCGCCGGCGGTGCGGCCCATCTTCCGGGCATGGTTGCTTCTCAGACGTCACTACCGGTCCTCGGTGTTCCAGTTCAGTCCAAGGCGCTCAACGGTCTTGATTCCTTGCTGTCTATTGTACAGATGCCCGGCGGCATTGCGGTTGGCACGCTAGCGATCGGCAAAGCCGGTGCTACCAATGCTGGCCTGCTGGCTGCGCAGATTATCGGTACTTTCAGGGACGATGTCCGCAAGGCGGTCGATGAATTCAGAGCGACCCAGACACAAACAATCCTGGACAACCCTGATCCCAGCGATCAGTGA
- a CDS encoding DUF2846 domain-containing protein, with translation MKTRFLFPGLSRFLAAVIAASLLVVGSGCTVYQSIGKSVGSFLHPVSGHDFVHIANDQWDRSNAVLYFYRTDSQWAADEIEAPSVYIDDNHYFNIRNDSFTWLEVAPGERHIAIRRPLLGLEGLNSFSLSLIADATLKVEPGNIYYLRYNELEGPESTHPELAEDHPLTAGDLQLVTRDYAMQADEIVSTRFLNSDLLAPNHAAVSIVEVNEDGDYERNLVVLEEEREAEIERLKAEGKYEESPWYWPFGGGPTVPLESDRKLRELEQDYAALEQERERREEAEAGDGWWIF, from the coding sequence ATGAAAACCCGATTTCTTTTCCCCGGTCTTTCCCGTTTCCTGGCCGCAGTAATAGCGGCGTCGCTGCTGGTTGTTGGCTCCGGTTGCACGGTGTATCAGTCCATTGGCAAGAGCGTGGGCTCGTTTCTGCACCCGGTATCCGGGCATGATTTTGTCCATATCGCCAATGATCAGTGGGATCGCAGTAATGCGGTTCTTTACTTCTATCGCACCGATTCCCAGTGGGCTGCCGACGAAATAGAAGCCCCGAGCGTCTACATCGACGACAACCACTACTTCAATATACGCAACGACAGCTTTACCTGGCTCGAAGTTGCCCCAGGGGAGCGCCACATTGCCATCCGCCGGCCGCTGTTGGGATTGGAAGGCTTGAACTCCTTCAGTCTCAGCCTGATTGCGGACGCCACCCTGAAGGTAGAGCCGGGAAACATCTACTACCTGCGCTATAACGAGCTGGAGGGCCCGGAAAGCACTCACCCGGAGCTGGCTGAAGACCACCCTCTGACCGCTGGTGACTTGCAACTGGTCACGCGGGACTACGCCATGCAGGCGGACGAAATTGTTTCCACCCGTTTTCTGAACAGTGATCTGCTGGCGCCAAACCATGCAGCGGTTTCGATCGTTGAAGTGAATGAGGACGGCGACTACGAACGTAACCTGGTGGTGTTGGAAGAGGAGCGTGAAGCGGAGATAGAACGCCTGAAAGCCGAAGGTAAATATGAAGAATCACCCTGGTACTGGCCGTTCGGCGGCGGACCTACTGTGCCGTTGGAAAGTGATCGCAAGTTGCGTGAGCTGGAACAGGATTACGCGGCACTCGAGCAGGAGCGCGAGCGCAGGGAAGAGGCGGAAGCCGGTGATGGCTGGTGGATATTCTGA
- a CDS encoding 3-oxoacyl-ACP reductase — translation MSDRYLKFVNTPVGRTAAQSLGLPSPVNLKRWKRADQPFIEGDVLIGAANGSKAVTAIGSLLSASPAKLFHASAVDTLNDSSKSGNKAEALPLNTDIDRKFSALVFDATGMKDTTDLRAAYDFFHPTIRKLAGNGRVLVIGQDPATCRQPAKAAAHQALEGFVRSVGKEVGKKGSTANLLWMAPGAEKQLESSVRFFLSPRSAYVSGQVTRIGKSTDAPATNPVAPLTGKVALVTGASRGIGASIAQTLTRDGATVIGLDIPPAMEELQKVMNALKGKALACDITDDNAPKQIADFVKEHFGGIDLVIHNAGITRDKTLGNMPEHFWDMTIAVNLTAEELIDEELRHQELLRENGRIVCISSISGIAGNFGQTNYSTAKSGVIGYVEALAKQVKNGVTINAIAPGFIETQMTAAMPITIREAGRRMNSLSQGGLPVDVAEAIAWYCNPASNGVNGNVVRVCGQSLIGK, via the coding sequence ATGTCTGACCGTTATCTCAAATTCGTCAACACCCCGGTAGGCAGAACCGCTGCCCAGTCCCTCGGACTGCCCTCACCTGTAAACCTGAAACGCTGGAAGCGCGCAGACCAGCCGTTTATCGAAGGCGATGTGCTTATCGGCGCGGCCAACGGCAGCAAAGCTGTTACCGCAATTGGCAGCCTGCTGAGCGCCAGCCCTGCGAAACTCTTCCATGCCAGTGCTGTAGATACTCTGAACGATTCTTCCAAAAGCGGCAACAAGGCCGAGGCGCTGCCGCTCAATACCGACATTGACCGCAAATTCTCAGCCCTGGTGTTTGATGCCACAGGTATGAAAGACACCACCGACCTGCGGGCCGCTTACGACTTCTTCCACCCTACCATCCGAAAGCTGGCAGGCAATGGCCGTGTGCTGGTGATCGGCCAGGACCCTGCTACCTGTCGCCAGCCGGCCAAAGCAGCCGCTCATCAGGCACTGGAAGGCTTTGTGCGCAGCGTTGGCAAGGAAGTGGGCAAGAAAGGTTCCACCGCCAATCTGCTGTGGATGGCACCCGGAGCAGAAAAACAGCTGGAGTCCAGTGTGCGCTTTTTCCTCTCGCCCCGGTCGGCCTATGTGTCCGGGCAGGTGACTCGTATCGGCAAGAGCACAGATGCGCCCGCCACCAACCCCGTCGCTCCGCTGACCGGGAAAGTGGCACTGGTGACCGGCGCGTCGCGGGGCATAGGCGCCTCCATTGCCCAAACCCTGACCCGTGACGGCGCAACCGTGATCGGCCTGGACATTCCGCCGGCGATGGAAGAGCTGCAGAAAGTCATGAATGCCCTCAAAGGCAAGGCTCTGGCCTGTGACATCACCGATGATAACGCGCCGAAGCAGATCGCGGATTTTGTGAAAGAGCACTTCGGCGGCATTGACCTGGTCATCCACAACGCTGGCATCACCCGGGACAAGACCCTGGGCAATATGCCGGAGCACTTCTGGGACATGACCATCGCGGTGAACCTGACGGCGGAGGAACTGATTGATGAAGAACTGAGGCACCAGGAACTGCTGCGGGAAAACGGCCGCATCGTGTGCATATCCTCCATCAGCGGCATCGCCGGCAATTTTGGCCAGACCAACTACTCCACCGCCAAGTCTGGCGTGATCGGCTATGTGGAAGCCCTGGCGAAACAGGTGAAGAACGGCGTGACCATCAACGCCATAGCCCCGGGTTTCATTGAAACCCAGATGACCGCCGCCATGCCCATAACTATCCGCGAAGCCGGCCGGCGCATGAACAGCCTGTCCCAGGGTGGTTTGCCGGTCGATGTGGCGGAGGCCATCGCGTGGTATTGCAACCCGGCGTCCAACGGCGTGAACGGGAACGTTGTTCGGGTTTGTGGGCAGTCGTTGATTGGTAAATAG
- a CDS encoding acetyl-CoA C-acetyltransferase, with amino-acid sequence MAQAPKSTQKKTTAPKKTAAARSGVRRVAVLGGNRVPFARSNTAYSKVSNQELLTAALRGLVDRFGLQGQRMGEVVAGAVIKHSKDFNLTRESALSSGLAPETPAYDIQQACGTGLEAAILVANKIALGQIECGIAGGTDTTSDAPIGVGEGLREILLDLNRARTTGERLKILSRFRPGHLKPEIPQNGEPRTGLSMGGHCQITAHEWAIPRDEQDKLAYESHQKLAAAYEQGFFRDLMTPLAGLEKDNILRPDTTLEKLATLKPVFDRENGTMTAANSTALTDGASCVLLASEEWAKANNMEIKAYLTFSEVAAVDFVDKKEGLLMAPAYAVPRMLEKAGLTLQDFDFYEIHEAFAAQVLSTLKAWEDPDFCKDRLGLDKPLGSIDRSKLNIKGSSLATGHPFAATGGRIVATLAKLLEEKGSGRGLISICAAGGQGVTAILER; translated from the coding sequence ATGGCACAGGCACCGAAAAGCACCCAAAAGAAAACAACGGCACCAAAAAAGACGGCGGCGGCCAGGAGTGGCGTTCGCCGGGTCGCGGTTCTCGGCGGTAACCGGGTACCCTTTGCCCGCTCCAATACGGCCTATAGCAAGGTAAGCAACCAGGAGTTGTTAACCGCTGCGCTGCGGGGGCTGGTTGACCGCTTTGGCCTGCAGGGCCAACGTATGGGGGAAGTTGTGGCCGGTGCAGTCATCAAGCATTCCAAAGATTTTAACCTCACCCGGGAGTCTGCCCTCAGCAGCGGCCTGGCACCGGAAACACCCGCTTACGACATTCAGCAGGCCTGTGGTACCGGCCTGGAAGCGGCCATATTGGTCGCCAACAAGATTGCCCTGGGACAGATTGAGTGTGGTATCGCCGGCGGCACGGACACCACGTCCGATGCGCCCATTGGTGTCGGTGAGGGACTGCGGGAAATCCTGCTGGATCTGAACCGGGCCAGGACCACGGGCGAGCGCCTGAAGATTCTCAGCCGCTTCCGTCCGGGGCACCTGAAACCGGAGATCCCTCAGAACGGTGAGCCCAGAACCGGCCTGTCCATGGGTGGTCATTGCCAGATTACGGCCCATGAATGGGCCATTCCCCGTGACGAACAGGACAAGCTGGCCTATGAGAGCCATCAGAAACTGGCGGCTGCCTACGAACAGGGCTTTTTCAGGGACCTGATGACCCCGCTGGCCGGCCTGGAGAAAGATAACATCCTGCGCCCGGATACCACCCTGGAAAAGCTGGCCACCCTGAAGCCCGTATTTGATCGGGAGAACGGCACCATGACTGCCGCCAACAGCACTGCGCTGACCGATGGTGCGTCATGTGTACTGCTGGCCAGCGAAGAGTGGGCGAAAGCCAATAACATGGAGATCAAGGCTTACCTGACCTTCTCCGAAGTGGCCGCCGTAGACTTTGTCGACAAGAAAGAAGGTCTGCTGATGGCGCCGGCCTACGCCGTACCGCGTATGCTGGAGAAAGCCGGGCTGACCCTGCAGGACTTCGACTTCTACGAAATCCACGAAGCCTTCGCGGCCCAGGTGCTTTCCACTCTCAAGGCGTGGGAAGATCCTGACTTCTGTAAGGACCGCCTGGGGCTGGATAAACCGCTGGGCAGCATTGACCGCAGCAAGCTGAACATCAAGGGCAGCAGTCTCGCTACCGGCCACCCTTTCGCCGCCACTGGTGGCCGGATTGTTGCCACCCTGGCAAAGCTGCTGGAAGAGAAGGGCAGCGGCCGTGGCCTGATCTCCATCTGTGCCGCCGGTGGTCAGGGCGTGACCGCGATACTGGAGCGGTAA
- the nhaD gene encoding sodium:proton antiporter NhaD codes for MKAILLTLLAALSLAPGQVWANPEQALNLAAHPVGYLALAIFVLAYVLVMLEERIHLRKSKPMLIAAGLIWVLVAITYRAAGANGEVEEAIRHNFLEYAELFFFLLVAMTYINAMLERGVFDQLRIWLLGKGYGYRRLFWITGILAFCISPVADNLTTALIMCAVVMAVGRDSAAFVSMSCINIVVGANAGGAFSPFGDITTLMVWQKGILPFQDFFQLLLPSMVNFLVPAALMHFALPKGQPAPPESHANVILPGGLVICVLFLLTIATAISFHQFLHIPPVFGMMTGLGYLKIFGFYLKRHEEYHWNESFETPPGDSSGDRTQGRRAFDVFSHIARSEWDTLFFFYGVIMAVGGLGFIGYLGMMSATLYGDLGPTFANIMIGLISALVDNIPVMFAVLTMNPAMPDYQWLLVTLTAGVGGSLLSIGSAAGVALMGQARGQYTFLSHLKWTPAIALGYAASIWVHFLVNG; via the coding sequence ATGAAGGCGATCTTGCTAACGTTATTGGCCGCGTTGTCGCTGGCCCCCGGGCAGGTATGGGCAAACCCGGAGCAAGCCCTGAATCTTGCTGCACACCCGGTGGGCTATCTCGCGCTGGCGATCTTTGTACTGGCGTACGTGCTGGTGATGCTGGAGGAGCGGATCCACCTGCGCAAATCCAAGCCCATGTTGATCGCCGCAGGGCTTATCTGGGTGCTGGTCGCCATTACGTATCGGGCGGCGGGCGCCAATGGCGAAGTCGAGGAGGCTATTCGGCACAATTTCCTGGAATACGCAGAACTGTTCTTCTTCCTGCTGGTGGCCATGACCTATATAAACGCCATGCTGGAGCGGGGCGTTTTTGACCAGTTACGGATCTGGCTGCTGGGCAAGGGTTATGGTTACCGGCGTCTGTTCTGGATTACCGGTATCCTTGCCTTCTGTATCTCGCCGGTGGCCGATAACCTGACCACGGCACTGATCATGTGCGCGGTGGTGATGGCCGTGGGCCGTGACAGCGCTGCCTTTGTGTCCATGTCCTGCATTAACATAGTAGTGGGGGCCAATGCGGGTGGCGCGTTCAGTCCGTTTGGCGATATCACCACCTTGATGGTCTGGCAGAAGGGCATTCTGCCGTTTCAGGACTTTTTCCAGTTGCTGCTGCCTTCCATGGTGAATTTCCTGGTGCCGGCGGCGCTGATGCATTTCGCCTTGCCCAAAGGCCAGCCGGCACCGCCCGAGTCGCACGCAAACGTCATTCTTCCGGGCGGACTGGTGATCTGCGTTCTGTTCCTGCTGACGATTGCCACCGCTATCAGTTTTCACCAGTTCCTGCATATCCCGCCGGTGTTCGGCATGATGACGGGACTTGGTTACCTGAAGATTTTCGGTTTCTATCTCAAACGTCACGAGGAGTACCACTGGAACGAGAGCTTCGAAACCCCACCCGGAGACAGTTCGGGGGATCGCACGCAGGGACGGCGTGCTTTTGACGTGTTCTCCCATATTGCCCGCTCGGAATGGGATACCCTGTTTTTCTTCTATGGGGTCATTATGGCGGTCGGTGGCCTGGGGTTCATTGGTTATTTGGGAATGATGTCAGCCACCCTGTACGGCGATCTGGGCCCTACCTTTGCCAATATCATGATCGGATTGATTTCGGCGCTGGTGGACAATATTCCGGTGATGTTTGCGGTACTGACCATGAACCCGGCCATGCCTGACTACCAGTGGTTGCTGGTCACCCTGACGGCAGGGGTTGGCGGAAGCCTTCTCTCAATCGGCTCCGCTGCAGGTGTTGCATTAATGGGGCAGGCGAGAGGGCAGTATACGTTTCTCAGCCACCTGAAATGGACGCCAGCGATTGCCCTGGGTTATGCAGCCAGTATCTGGGTGCACTTCCTGGTCAATGGCTGA
- a CDS encoding amidase encodes MNPLHYRSATELVSDLKEGKLTSTEVTRAFLDRIRQYNGTINAVVTLDEEKSLEAARSADEALARGESPGPLHGLPLTLKDTWEVAGMRCTAGAPALQNYIPKSHADVVKRLENAGAIILGKTNVPIYATDLQSYNKLFGITNNPHNLAHTPGGSSGGAAAALAAGMTPLEVGSDLAGSIRTPAHFCGIFGHKPSRALVPFRGHIPGPPGTQSRPDLAEGGPLARSAKDLELLLNVIAGPTEREGNSWQLAMAPASIHSLEQARVGLWLKDPLCPVDDELVTGYEQLGRDLENRGALVAEAQHNLLNLEHILPAYFNLLGSLLSTSLKPAQRRQMKWIARLEKWLHLFGPVTAHIGEYGRGVNQPVYQWMAWSEMREKMRAEITSLFDEFDVLLTPVTPTTAIRHDHSHPVFKRQITVAGQPRAYMDQFCWIALATLLGLPATSVPIGRTKEGLPFNIQVIGAPGMDLTTLRFAELLEAEGLAGFQCPPELSH; translated from the coding sequence ATGAATCCACTGCATTACCGCTCTGCCACCGAACTGGTTAGCGACCTTAAAGAAGGCAAGCTAACCAGCACGGAAGTGACCCGGGCTTTCCTGGACAGAATCCGCCAGTACAATGGCACCATTAACGCTGTTGTGACCCTGGACGAAGAGAAATCTCTGGAAGCGGCCCGCAGCGCGGATGAAGCCCTGGCGCGGGGCGAATCCCCCGGCCCGCTCCACGGCCTGCCCCTGACCCTGAAGGATACCTGGGAAGTCGCGGGTATGAGGTGCACAGCCGGTGCACCCGCATTGCAAAACTATATCCCGAAAAGCCACGCGGATGTGGTGAAGCGCCTGGAAAACGCCGGCGCCATCATACTCGGAAAAACCAACGTTCCGATCTACGCCACCGACCTTCAGAGTTACAACAAGCTCTTCGGCATCACCAACAACCCCCACAACCTGGCGCATACGCCCGGAGGCTCCTCGGGCGGCGCTGCAGCAGCCCTGGCTGCAGGCATGACACCCCTGGAAGTGGGCAGCGACCTGGCTGGCTCTATCCGCACGCCAGCTCACTTCTGCGGTATTTTCGGCCACAAGCCGTCACGGGCACTGGTCCCGTTCCGTGGCCATATTCCCGGGCCACCAGGCACCCAGTCCCGGCCAGACCTCGCGGAGGGCGGCCCACTGGCGCGTTCGGCGAAAGACCTGGAGCTGCTACTGAACGTGATCGCCGGCCCGACCGAGCGGGAAGGCAATAGCTGGCAACTGGCAATGGCGCCGGCGTCCATCCACTCACTGGAACAGGCCCGTGTCGGGCTCTGGCTGAAAGACCCCCTGTGCCCGGTCGATGACGAACTGGTGACCGGGTACGAACAGCTGGGCCGCGACCTGGAAAACCGGGGCGCATTAGTGGCCGAAGCGCAGCACAACCTCTTGAACCTGGAACACATTCTGCCAGCCTATTTCAACCTGCTGGGCAGCCTGCTGAGCACCTCCCTGAAACCGGCCCAACGCCGGCAGATGAAGTGGATCGCCCGGCTGGAAAAATGGCTGCACCTGTTCGGACCGGTCACGGCCCATATTGGCGAATATGGCCGCGGCGTGAATCAACCGGTGTACCAGTGGATGGCATGGAGTGAAATGCGGGAGAAGATGCGGGCGGAGATAACCTCCCTGTTTGATGAGTTCGATGTCCTGCTGACACCGGTTACGCCCACGACGGCAATCCGCCACGATCACAGCCACCCGGTCTTCAAGCGACAAATCACCGTTGCCGGCCAGCCCAGGGCCTATATGGACCAGTTCTGCTGGATTGCCCTGGCCACACTACTTGGCCTGCCCGCAACCTCGGTACCAATTGGCAGGACAAAGGAAGGCTTACCATTCAACATACAGGTGATTGGAGCGCCGGGAATGGATCTGACCACGCTCCGGTTTGCGGAGTTGCTGGAAGCAGAGGGACTTGCCGGCTTCCAGTGTCCGCCAGAGCTCAGCCATTGA